The following coding sequences lie in one Arachis ipaensis cultivar K30076 chromosome B05, Araip1.1, whole genome shotgun sequence genomic window:
- the LOC107641461 gene encoding protein FAR1-RELATED SEQUENCE 5-like: MNRMNSNKISEMNLPRERFFSESDMSDYILEAAYAVDSVQDITSLKFSENVAEEIGKYHFSTLQLAFDFYMKYSKSKGFSARKSKTFKNSSGEIYRQMFVCHRQGFRMEKYYTMEKRKKEPRLETRTGCEARMDVKFVPESGRWHIFYFSDEHNYDLLDTQFSAMLPAHRKMSETDIMQMMNMLKSGISTSQIFGLLASQAGGYEFVGYGPRDMYNEIARQRRQIPGDAARVLKKLEDMRLKDPQLYFKACHDSRGLLHNLFWSDGISQLDYRLFGDVIAFDATYKKNKYSCPLVIFSGVNHHNQTIVFAATLIGDETTDTYIWLLRQLMFAMRGKTPTSIITDGAMAIRNAVRDVFPEVRHRLCAWHLI; encoded by the coding sequence ATGAACAGAATGAATTCGAACAAGATTTCAGAGATGAATTTACCGAGGGAGCGTTTTTTTTCTGAATCTGATATGTCAGATTATATCCTTGAAGCCGCTTATGCGGTTGACTCCGTGCAAGACATTACATCTTTGAAATTTAGTGAGAATGTTGCGGAGGAAATTGGCAAATACCACTTTTCTACTTTGCAGCTTGCATTTGATTTTTATATGAAGTACTCAAAGTCGAAGGGCTTTAGTGCAAGGAAGAGCAAGACCTTCAAGAATAGTAGTGGCGAGATTTACAGACAAATGTTTGTATGCCATAGGCAAGGATTCAGGATGGAGAAATATTACACGATggaaaaaaggaagaaggagCCTAGATTGGAAACAAGAACTGGATGTGAAGCACGAATGGATGTTAAATTTGTACCAGAAAGTGGAAGGTGGCATATCTTTTATTTCTCTGACGAACACAACTATGATCTATTGGATACACAATTCAGTGCTATGTTGCCTGCCCACAGAAAAATGTCAGAGACAGATATTATGCAAATGATGAACATGCTAAAGTCAGGGATCAGCACCTCACAGATATTTGGTCTTCTAGCTAGTCAAGCAGGCGGGTACGAATTTGTTGGCTATGGTCCCAGAGATATGTACAATGAGATTGCTCGGCAAAGGCGTCAAATTCCTGGTGATGCAGCACGAGTGTTGAAGAAGTTAGAGGATATGCGGTTGAAGGATCCACAATTATATTTCAAGGCATGTCACGATTCAAGAGGTTTGTTACATAATTTGTTCTGGTCTGATGGGATTAGCCAACTAGACTACCGACTCTTCGGGGATGTTATTGCTTTTGATGCTACGTACAAGAAGAACAAGTATAGTTGTCCATTAGTAATATTCAGCGGGGTTAACCACCACAACCAAACAATTGTTTTTGCTGCTACGTTAATTGGGGACGAAACTACTGATACATATATTTGGCTCCTGCGTCAGCTCATGTTTGCGATGAGGGGCAAGACCCCGACCTCAATCATAACTGATGGGGCCATGGCGATTAGGAATGCAGTGAGAGATGTATTTCCCGAAGTCAGACATAGATTATGCGCTTGGCACCTTATTTGA
- the LOC107641463 gene encoding uncharacterized GPI-anchored protein At4g28100-like — protein sequence MSAPLRLTLFLFCIIIFFFHYCMCNDSSSTTTFQTLKPILPNKSPGPGPSHPSTATIPAFPEQSDVKGCPLTLSDELFDSIKNACGGGGGGGSDMELHRTRCCPVLASWLYSAYSSTALTHSHTHTSSLSYEMPLLPDDSETCVNDLENALKVRGIQLKRPNETCDVVFCFCGIRLHPLSCPDAFSVNENGELVGNKTVRRLEKNCISRTNNVNGFPGLGGCSKCLNTLYRVSFLLIFSQNR from the coding sequence atgTCAGCTCCACTACGACTAACCCTTTTCCTCTTCTGcattatcatcttcttctttcattACTGCATGTGCAATGactcatcatcaacaacaaccttTCAAACCCTTAAGCCCATCCTCCCAAACAAAAGCCCAGGCCCAGGCCCATCTCATCCATCAACAGCGACCATCCCTGCATTCCCTGAACAATCTGATGTCAAAGGTTGCCCCTTGACACTCTCAGATGAACTCTTTGACAGTATAAAGAATGCTTGTGgaggcggtggtggtggtggttctgaCATGGAGCTCCACCGCACACGGTGCTGCCCTGTTCTTGCATCATGGTTATACTCTGCATATTCTTCCACTGCATTAACCCATAGCCATACCCACACATCATCATTGTCATATGAGATGCCATTGTTACCAGATGACTCGGAAACATGTgtgaatgacttagagaatgcATTGAAAGTGAGAGGGATTCAGCTGAAAAGACCCAATGAGACATGTGATGTTGTGTTCTGCTTCTGTGGGATAAGACTTCACCCTCTGAGTTGCCCAGATGCATTTTCAGTTAATGAAAATGGTGAACTTGTTGGGAATAAAACTGTGAGAAGGTTAGAGAAGAATTGCATCAGTAGAACCAACAATGTCAATGGCTTCCCTGGTCTTGGTGGCTGCTCCAAGTGCTTGAACACACTCTACAGGGTCAGTTTTCTATTAATCTTTTcccaaaatagataa